The Chroicocephalus ridibundus chromosome 3, bChrRid1.1, whole genome shotgun sequence genome has a segment encoding these proteins:
- the PELI1 gene encoding E3 ubiquitin-protein ligase pellino homolog 1 isoform X3, translating to MFSPDQENHPSKAPVKYGELIVLGYNGSLPNGDRGRRKSRFALFKRPKANGVKPSTVHIACTPQAAKAISNKDQHSISYTLSRAQTVVVEYTHDSNTDMFQIGRSTESPIDFVVTDTVPGSQSNSDTQSVQSTISRFACRIICERNPPFTARIYAAGFDSSKNIFLGEKAAKWKTSDGQMDGLTTNGVLVMHPRNGFTEDSKPGVWREISVCGNVFSLRETRSAQQRGKMVENETNQLQDGSLIDLCGATLLWRTAEGLSRTPTVKHLEALRQEINAARPQCPVGFNTLAFPSMKRKDVVDEKQPWVYLNCGHVHGYHNWGNKEERDGKDRECPMCRSVGPYVPLWLGCEAGFYVDAGPPTHAFSPCGHVCSEKTTAYWSQIPLPHGTHTFHAACPFCAHQLAGEQGYIRLIFQGPLD from the exons ATGTTTTCTCCTGATCAAGAAAATCATCCATCAAAAGCACCAGTAAAATATGGTGAACTGATTGTATTAGG GTACAATGGGTCTCTCCCAAATGGAgatagaggaagaagaaaaagtaggtttgctttatttaaaaggcCCAAGGCAAATGGGGTGAAACCTAGCACTGTGCATATTGCCTGCACCCCTCAAGCAGCAAAG GCAATAAGTAATAAGGACCAACACAGCATATCTTACACTTTGTCTCGGGCCCAGACAGTGGTAGTTGAATATACACATGACAGCAACACAGATATGTTCCAG ATTGGTCGGTCAACGGAGAGTCCTATAGACTTTGTTGTGACAGATACAGTTCCTGGAAGTCAGAGTAATTCTGATACGCAGTCTGTGCAGAGCACTATATCAAGGTTTGCCTGCAGAATCATATGCGAGCGTAACCCTCCTTTTACAGCAAGAATATATGCTGCGGGATTTGACTCCTCAAAAAACATCTTTCTTGGG GAGAAAGCTGCGAAGTGGAAGACATCAGATGGGCAAATGGATGGACTAACCACAAATGGAGTTCTTGTAATGCATCCCCGTAATGGATTTACAGAAGACTCCAAGCCAGGGGTGTGGAGAGAGATATCTGTGTGTGGGAATGTGTTCAGCCTCCGTGAAACCAGATCAgctcagcagaggggaaaaatg GTTGAGAACGAAACGAACCAGCTCCAAGATGGCTCTCTGATAGACCTGTGTGGAGCAACGCTGCTGTGGCGCACGGCGGAAGGGCTTTCACGCACTCCCACTGTCAAGCACCTGGAGGCGCTCAGGCAGGAAATAAATGCAGCAAGGCCCCAGTGTCCTGTGGGGTTTAACACCTTGGCGTTTCCCAGCATGAAGAGGAAAGATGTTGTAGACGAAAAGCAGCCGTGGGTGTATCTGAACTGTGGCCACGTGCATGGCTATCACAACTGgggaaacaaagaggaaagagaCGGCAAGGATCGGGAGTGTCCCATGTGCCGCTCTGTTGGCCCCTACGTGCCTCTGTGGCTTGGATGTGAAGCGGGATTTTATGTGGATGCAGGACCTCCAACTCACGCGTTCAGCCCGTGTGGACACGTGTGCTCAGAAAAGACAACTGCTTATTGGTCCCAAATTCCTCTTCCTCATGGTACCCACACTTTTCACGCCGCCTGTCCGTTCTGTGCGCATCAGCTGGCTGGTGAGCAAGGCTACATCAGACTCATTTTCCAAGGACCTCTTGACTAA
- the PELI1 gene encoding E3 ubiquitin-protein ligase pellino homolog 1 isoform X2, producing MCASSLVYLRADVEDMGGNNEKSVPQLLIRDLKFEKKSLAKLMFSPDQENHPSKAPVKYGELIVLGYNGSLPNGDRGRRKSRFALFKRPKANGVKPSTVHIACTPQAAKAISNKDQHSISYTLSRAQTVVVEYTHDSNTDMFQIGRSTESPIDFVVTDTVPGSQSNSDTQSVQSTISRFACRIICERNPPFTARIYAAGFDSSKNIFLGEKAAKWKTSDGQMDGLTTNGVLVMHPRNGFTEDSKPGVWREISVCGNVFSLRETRSAQQRGKMVENETNQLQDGSLIDLCGATLLWRTAEGLSRTPTVKHLEALRQEINAARPQCPVGFNTLAFPSMKRKDVVDEKQPWVYLNCGHVHGYHNWGNKEERDGKDRECPMCRSVGPYVPLWLGCEAGFYVDAGPPTHAFSPCGHVCSEKTTAYWSQIPLPHGTHTFHAACPFCAHQLAGEQGYIRLIFQGPLD from the exons ATGTGTGCTTCGTCACTGGTATATCTGAGAGCTGACGTGGAGGACATGGGTG gaaataatgaaaaaagtgtGCCACAACTCCTGATCAGAGACCTGAAATTTGAGAAGAAGTCATTAGCTAAGCTCATGTTTTCTCCTGATCAAGAAAATCATCCATCAAAAGCACCAGTAAAATATGGTGAACTGATTGTATTAGG GTACAATGGGTCTCTCCCAAATGGAgatagaggaagaagaaaaagtaggtttgctttatttaaaaggcCCAAGGCAAATGGGGTGAAACCTAGCACTGTGCATATTGCCTGCACCCCTCAAGCAGCAAAG GCAATAAGTAATAAGGACCAACACAGCATATCTTACACTTTGTCTCGGGCCCAGACAGTGGTAGTTGAATATACACATGACAGCAACACAGATATGTTCCAG ATTGGTCGGTCAACGGAGAGTCCTATAGACTTTGTTGTGACAGATACAGTTCCTGGAAGTCAGAGTAATTCTGATACGCAGTCTGTGCAGAGCACTATATCAAGGTTTGCCTGCAGAATCATATGCGAGCGTAACCCTCCTTTTACAGCAAGAATATATGCTGCGGGATTTGACTCCTCAAAAAACATCTTTCTTGGG GAGAAAGCTGCGAAGTGGAAGACATCAGATGGGCAAATGGATGGACTAACCACAAATGGAGTTCTTGTAATGCATCCCCGTAATGGATTTACAGAAGACTCCAAGCCAGGGGTGTGGAGAGAGATATCTGTGTGTGGGAATGTGTTCAGCCTCCGTGAAACCAGATCAgctcagcagaggggaaaaatg GTTGAGAACGAAACGAACCAGCTCCAAGATGGCTCTCTGATAGACCTGTGTGGAGCAACGCTGCTGTGGCGCACGGCGGAAGGGCTTTCACGCACTCCCACTGTCAAGCACCTGGAGGCGCTCAGGCAGGAAATAAATGCAGCAAGGCCCCAGTGTCCTGTGGGGTTTAACACCTTGGCGTTTCCCAGCATGAAGAGGAAAGATGTTGTAGACGAAAAGCAGCCGTGGGTGTATCTGAACTGTGGCCACGTGCATGGCTATCACAACTGgggaaacaaagaggaaagagaCGGCAAGGATCGGGAGTGTCCCATGTGCCGCTCTGTTGGCCCCTACGTGCCTCTGTGGCTTGGATGTGAAGCGGGATTTTATGTGGATGCAGGACCTCCAACTCACGCGTTCAGCCCGTGTGGACACGTGTGCTCAGAAAAGACAACTGCTTATTGGTCCCAAATTCCTCTTCCTCATGGTACCCACACTTTTCACGCCGCCTGTCCGTTCTGTGCGCATCAGCTGGCTGGTGAGCAAGGCTACATCAGACTCATTTTCCAAGGACCTCTTGACTAA
- the PELI1 gene encoding E3 ubiquitin-protein ligase pellino homolog 1 isoform X1, which produces MYRKSKWKCGYNLTVLGHGNNEKSVPQLLIRDLKFEKKSLAKLMFSPDQENHPSKAPVKYGELIVLGYNGSLPNGDRGRRKSRFALFKRPKANGVKPSTVHIACTPQAAKAISNKDQHSISYTLSRAQTVVVEYTHDSNTDMFQIGRSTESPIDFVVTDTVPGSQSNSDTQSVQSTISRFACRIICERNPPFTARIYAAGFDSSKNIFLGEKAAKWKTSDGQMDGLTTNGVLVMHPRNGFTEDSKPGVWREISVCGNVFSLRETRSAQQRGKMVENETNQLQDGSLIDLCGATLLWRTAEGLSRTPTVKHLEALRQEINAARPQCPVGFNTLAFPSMKRKDVVDEKQPWVYLNCGHVHGYHNWGNKEERDGKDRECPMCRSVGPYVPLWLGCEAGFYVDAGPPTHAFSPCGHVCSEKTTAYWSQIPLPHGTHTFHAACPFCAHQLAGEQGYIRLIFQGPLD; this is translated from the exons ATGTATCGTAAATCCAAGTGGAAGTGCGGTTACAATCTCACGGTTCTTGGACATG gaaataatgaaaaaagtgtGCCACAACTCCTGATCAGAGACCTGAAATTTGAGAAGAAGTCATTAGCTAAGCTCATGTTTTCTCCTGATCAAGAAAATCATCCATCAAAAGCACCAGTAAAATATGGTGAACTGATTGTATTAGG GTACAATGGGTCTCTCCCAAATGGAgatagaggaagaagaaaaagtaggtttgctttatttaaaaggcCCAAGGCAAATGGGGTGAAACCTAGCACTGTGCATATTGCCTGCACCCCTCAAGCAGCAAAG GCAATAAGTAATAAGGACCAACACAGCATATCTTACACTTTGTCTCGGGCCCAGACAGTGGTAGTTGAATATACACATGACAGCAACACAGATATGTTCCAG ATTGGTCGGTCAACGGAGAGTCCTATAGACTTTGTTGTGACAGATACAGTTCCTGGAAGTCAGAGTAATTCTGATACGCAGTCTGTGCAGAGCACTATATCAAGGTTTGCCTGCAGAATCATATGCGAGCGTAACCCTCCTTTTACAGCAAGAATATATGCTGCGGGATTTGACTCCTCAAAAAACATCTTTCTTGGG GAGAAAGCTGCGAAGTGGAAGACATCAGATGGGCAAATGGATGGACTAACCACAAATGGAGTTCTTGTAATGCATCCCCGTAATGGATTTACAGAAGACTCCAAGCCAGGGGTGTGGAGAGAGATATCTGTGTGTGGGAATGTGTTCAGCCTCCGTGAAACCAGATCAgctcagcagaggggaaaaatg GTTGAGAACGAAACGAACCAGCTCCAAGATGGCTCTCTGATAGACCTGTGTGGAGCAACGCTGCTGTGGCGCACGGCGGAAGGGCTTTCACGCACTCCCACTGTCAAGCACCTGGAGGCGCTCAGGCAGGAAATAAATGCAGCAAGGCCCCAGTGTCCTGTGGGGTTTAACACCTTGGCGTTTCCCAGCATGAAGAGGAAAGATGTTGTAGACGAAAAGCAGCCGTGGGTGTATCTGAACTGTGGCCACGTGCATGGCTATCACAACTGgggaaacaaagaggaaagagaCGGCAAGGATCGGGAGTGTCCCATGTGCCGCTCTGTTGGCCCCTACGTGCCTCTGTGGCTTGGATGTGAAGCGGGATTTTATGTGGATGCAGGACCTCCAACTCACGCGTTCAGCCCGTGTGGACACGTGTGCTCAGAAAAGACAACTGCTTATTGGTCCCAAATTCCTCTTCCTCATGGTACCCACACTTTTCACGCCGCCTGTCCGTTCTGTGCGCATCAGCTGGCTGGTGAGCAAGGCTACATCAGACTCATTTTCCAAGGACCTCTTGACTAA